A DNA window from Arachis duranensis cultivar V14167 chromosome 3, aradu.V14167.gnm2.J7QH, whole genome shotgun sequence contains the following coding sequences:
- the LOC107480162 gene encoding ammonium transporter 3 member 1: MAGAGAPLPVAYQAWTSLAVPDWLNKGDNAWQMVSATLVGIQSMPGLVILYGSIVKKKWAVNSAFMALYAFAAVVICWVTWAYKMSFGDKLLPFWGKAGPALGQKFLIKQAALPATPHYYNTGALETAEIEPYYPMATMVWFQCVFAAIAVVILAGSVLARMNFKAWMMFVPLWLTFSYTIGAFSLWGGGFLFQWGVMDYSGGYVIHLSSGVAGFTAAYWVGPRSKKDRERFPPNNVLLTLTGAGLLWLGWAGFNGGDPYSANIDSSMAVLNTNVCAATSLLVWTWLDVIFFNKPSVIGAVQGMITGLVCITPAAGLVQGWAAIVMGVLSGSVPWYTMMVLGKKLTIFQIVDDTLAVFHTHAVAGLLGGILTGFLAEPRLSSLFLAVTNSRGAVYGGSAGGVQILKQLVGGLFVIGWNLVATSIICVVVKLVVPLRMTDEELLIGDDAVHGEEAYALWGDGEKLSLYKDDTTQHGMAMASSGATQVV; the protein is encoded by the exons ATGGCCGGTGCAGGTGCTCCTTTGCCGGTAGCATACCAAGCATGGACGAGTCTAGCAGTACCGGACTGGCTAAACAAAGGGGACAACGCATGGCAGATGGTGTCAGCCACCCTGGTGGGGATACAGAGCATGCCCGGATTAGTCATCTTGTACGGAAGCATAGTCAAGAAGAAATGGGCCGTCAACTCCGCTTTCATGGCCCTCTACGCATTCGCCGCTGTTGTCATATGCTGGGTCACTTGGGCCTACAAGATGTCCTTTGGGGACAAGCTCCTGCCCTTCTGGGGCAAAGCTGGGCCTGCCTTGGGCCAGAAGTTCCTCATCAAGCAGGCCGCGCTCCCCGCAACGCCTCATTACTACAACACGGGGGCTCTGGAGACGGCGGAAATTGAGCCATATTATCCCATGGCCACCATGGTGTGGTTTCAGTGCGTTTTCGCAGCCATCGCTGTGGTCATACTGGCCGGCTCGGTGCTGGCTAGGATGAACTTCAAGGCGTGGATGATGTTCGTGCCGTTATGGTTGACTTTCTCGTACACCATAGGCGCGTTCAGCTTGTGGGGTGGTGGCTTCTTGTTCCAGTGGGGTGTTATGGACTACTCTGGTGGTTACGTCATCCATCTTTCCTCCGGCGTTGCAGGCTTCACTGCCGCTTATTGG GTTGGGCCAAGGTCGAAGAAGGACAGGGAGAGGTTCCCACCAAACAACGTGCTGCTAACGCTGACAGGGGCGGGGCTGCTGTGGCTGGGGTGGGCAGGGTTCAACGGAGGGGACCCGTACTCGGCCAACATAGACTCATCGATGGCGGTGCTGAACACGAACGTGTGCGCCGCCACCAGCCTCTTAGTGTGGACGTGGCTTGATGTCATATTCTTCAACAAGCCCTCCGTTATTGGAGCCGTTCAGGGCATGATTACTGGCCTCGTTTGCATCACTCCCGCCGCAG gtcTGGTTCAAGGATGGGCAGCCATAGTTATGGGAGTTCTATCAGGAAGTGTGCCATGGTACACCATGATGGTATTGGGCAAGAAGCTCACAATCTTCCAAATAGTCGACGACACTCTCGCCGTCTTCCACACCCACGCCGTCGCCGGACTCCTGGGCGGCATCCTCACGGGGTTTCTCGCGGAGCCACGGCTGAGTTCCCTGTTTCTTGCGGTGACCAACTCTAGAGGAGCGGTGTACGGAGGGTCGGCTGGGGGAGTTCAAATCCTGAAGCAATTGGTTGGAGGATTGTTCGTCATTGGATGGAATTTGGTAGCCACCTCCATAATTTGTGTGGTGGTGAAGTTGGTGGTTCCTTTGAGAATGACGGATGAAGAGTTGCTGATTGGTGATGATGCAGTTCACGGAGAAGAAGCTTATGCCTTATGGGGTGACGGAGAGAAACTTAGCCTCTACAAAGATGACACCACCCAGCATGGAATGGCAATGGCTTCCAGTGGTGCCACTCAAGTTGTCTAA